The following coding sequences are from one Myxococcus guangdongensis window:
- a CDS encoding tail fiber domain-containing protein, producing MKTRVLCATLGLLALGAQGCGDDAPAAKSWEVGSGLRLDDGDVVSVVYGSGPGTVVEGNDSRLTDARAPLAGSASYIQNGTQPQQASLSLTGSATTTAGHFVDATAAVAAPVPLLRVTNTSTTPAWTALPLLSVDSAGGLVARGELGQGVVPMSGGGLRLMWVPSKGAFRAGTVTAAEWDESNVGVYSWAGGANSRASAYGSFSFGDACVASGVVATCFGSSNQSTGSASFASGVASTASGFTSVAMGYTNSATGQGSIALGYRVDANADYSTAMGQRASSGGFKGSFIWADQSSTNVISNTADHQFLVRASGGIQLRTNATATTGCNLPAGSGVFSCTSDRNQKEDFRTVDGELLLEKVARLPVESWRYKEESRGVRHVGPVAQDFRAAFGLGTDDTSIGMLDIDGVNMVAIQALERRTRQLRERDVEVDALKAELAELRRSVAELKAAMPRAR from the coding sequence ATGAAGACGCGAGTGCTGTGTGCCACGCTGGGATTGCTGGCGCTGGGAGCCCAGGGGTGTGGGGACGATGCGCCTGCCGCGAAGAGCTGGGAGGTGGGCTCGGGGTTGCGGCTGGACGACGGCGACGTCGTCAGCGTGGTGTACGGCTCGGGGCCGGGCACGGTGGTGGAGGGCAATGACTCGCGGCTCACGGACGCGCGAGCGCCCCTGGCCGGGAGCGCGAGCTACATCCAGAACGGGACGCAGCCGCAGCAGGCCTCGCTGTCGCTGACGGGCAGCGCCACCACGACGGCGGGACACTTCGTCGACGCGACGGCCGCTGTCGCCGCGCCCGTGCCGCTGCTGCGCGTGACGAACACGAGCACCACGCCGGCCTGGACCGCGTTGCCGCTGCTCTCCGTCGACTCGGCCGGTGGGCTGGTGGCGCGGGGGGAGTTGGGGCAGGGCGTGGTCCCCATGAGCGGCGGGGGCCTGCGGCTGATGTGGGTTCCCTCGAAGGGCGCGTTCCGCGCGGGCACCGTGACCGCCGCGGAGTGGGACGAGAGCAACGTGGGGGTGTACTCCTGGGCGGGCGGGGCCAACAGCCGCGCGAGCGCGTATGGCTCCTTCTCGTTCGGTGATGCGTGTGTCGCCTCCGGTGTGGTCGCGACGTGCTTCGGCTCGTCGAACCAGTCGACGGGCTCGGCGAGCTTCGCCAGCGGCGTGGCGAGCACGGCGAGCGGCTTCACCTCGGTGGCGATGGGCTACACCAACAGCGCGACGGGGCAGGGCTCCATCGCGCTGGGGTACCGCGTCGACGCGAACGCGGACTACAGCACGGCCATGGGACAGCGGGCCTCGTCGGGAGGCTTCAAGGGCTCGTTCATCTGGGCGGACCAGTCGTCCACCAACGTCATCTCCAACACCGCCGACCACCAGTTCCTGGTGCGCGCCTCCGGTGGCATCCAGCTGCGCACCAACGCCACGGCGACCACGGGGTGCAACCTGCCGGCGGGCTCCGGCGTGTTCTCCTGCACGTCGGACCGGAACCAGAAGGAGGACTTCCGGACGGTGGACGGCGAGCTGCTCCTGGAGAAGGTGGCGCGGCTGCCTGTGGAGAGCTGGCGCTACAAGGAGGAGTCGCGTGGCGTGCGTCACGTGGGGCCGGTGGCGCAGGACTTCCGCGCCGCGTTCGGCCTGGGCACGGATGACACCAGCATCGGCATGCTCGACATCGACGGCGTCAACATGGTCGCCATCCAGGCGCTGGAGCGGCGCACCCGTCAGCTCCGTGAGCGCGACGTGGAGGTCGACGCGCTGAAGGCGGAGCTGGCGGAGCTGCGCCGCAGCGTGGCCGAGCTGAAGGCGGCGATGCCCCGCGCGCGCTGA
- a CDS encoding SDR family NAD(P)-dependent oxidoreductase has protein sequence MKDAETTSPALDAAPPPEAPASLDEVRRCTRLLEAMADDRILLAKLPEEDKRALLIAAGRIVMPDRTAKSRLEKALRREKRHDKQAKDREVRASTRIRTMRRAPIFNAPLLPAGELPVEEGPERLLEVPRKCYVCKAEYRKLHFFYDAMCIECADFNYAKRTQRAPLSGKVALITGARVKIGFQASLMLLRSGATVIATTRFPQDSARRYMLEPDFAEWSHRLHIHGLDLRHAPSVEIFARHIEQTHARLDILINNAAQTVRRPPGFYAHLLEGELRRFEELPEAARPLLASHRACLTELNPLLGAGGTEPSAMTTSWRSSDPALGIHSSAALSLLPYALENEGDTSALFPQGRLDADEQQVDLRDMNSWRMKLADVSTAEMLEVHLVNAVAPFILCGKLKPLMTRNRTTPGHIVNVSAMEGSFSRGTKTDRHPHTNMAKAALNMMTLTSAADYAKDRIYMNAVDTGWVTDEDPAVFSQRKVEDLDFQPPLDIIDGAARIIDPVTTAENTGDYSWGNFFKDYRLTNW, from the coding sequence ATGAAGGACGCTGAGACAACCTCGCCCGCGCTCGACGCCGCCCCGCCCCCCGAAGCCCCCGCCTCGCTCGACGAGGTCCGTCGGTGCACCCGCCTCCTCGAGGCCATGGCGGACGACCGCATCCTCCTCGCCAAGCTGCCCGAGGAGGACAAGCGCGCCCTGCTCATCGCCGCCGGCCGCATCGTCATGCCGGACCGCACCGCGAAGTCCCGCCTGGAGAAGGCCCTGCGGCGCGAGAAGCGCCACGACAAGCAGGCCAAGGACCGGGAGGTGCGCGCCAGCACCCGCATCCGCACGATGCGCCGCGCCCCCATCTTCAACGCGCCCCTGCTGCCCGCCGGCGAACTCCCCGTCGAGGAGGGGCCCGAGCGGCTGCTGGAGGTGCCGCGCAAGTGCTACGTGTGCAAGGCGGAGTACCGCAAGCTGCACTTCTTCTACGACGCGATGTGCATCGAGTGCGCGGACTTCAACTACGCCAAGCGCACCCAGCGCGCGCCCTTGTCCGGCAAGGTCGCGCTCATCACCGGCGCGCGGGTGAAGATTGGCTTCCAGGCGTCGCTGATGCTGCTGCGCTCGGGCGCCACCGTCATCGCCACCACGCGCTTCCCCCAGGACTCGGCGCGGCGCTACATGCTGGAGCCGGACTTCGCCGAGTGGTCCCACCGGCTGCACATCCACGGGTTGGACCTGCGCCACGCGCCCAGCGTGGAGATCTTCGCCCGGCACATCGAGCAGACGCACGCGCGGCTGGACATCCTCATCAACAACGCGGCGCAGACGGTGCGTCGGCCCCCCGGCTTCTACGCCCACCTGCTCGAGGGGGAGCTGCGCCGATTCGAGGAGCTGCCCGAGGCGGCCCGCCCGCTGCTCGCCAGCCACCGGGCCTGCCTCACCGAGCTCAACCCCCTTCTCGGCGCGGGTGGCACGGAGCCCTCCGCGATGACCACCTCGTGGCGAAGCAGCGACCCCGCGCTGGGCATCCACTCGTCCGCCGCGCTGTCGCTCCTGCCGTACGCGCTGGAGAACGAGGGTGACACCAGCGCCCTGTTCCCCCAGGGCCGGCTGGACGCGGACGAGCAGCAGGTGGACCTGCGCGACATGAACTCGTGGCGGATGAAGCTCGCGGACGTGTCCACGGCGGAGATGCTGGAGGTGCACCTGGTGAACGCGGTGGCGCCCTTCATCCTCTGCGGCAAGCTCAAGCCGCTGATGACGCGCAACCGCACCACGCCGGGCCACATCGTCAACGTGTCCGCCATGGAGGGCAGCTTCTCGCGCGGGACGAAGACGGACCGCCACCCGCACACCAACATGGCCAAGGCCGCGCTGAACATGATGACGCTGACGTCCGCGGCGGACTACGCCAAGGACCGCATCTACATGAACGCGGTGGACACCGGCTGGGTCACCGACGAGGACCCCGCCGTGTTCTCGCAGCGCAAGGTGGAGGACCTGGACTTCCAGCCGCCCCTGGACATCATCGACGGCGCGGCGCGCATCATCGACCCCGTCACCACCGCCGAGAACACCGGCGACTACTCCTGGGGCAACTTCTTCAAGGACTACCGCCTCACCAACTGGTGA
- a CDS encoding DUF6519 domain-containing protein, with product MKGDFSRNTFRPAKHYSTVRMQQGRVQLDADWNEHVDLQQYLDQTTRRDVIGHSGTPQEPGTPADQTGFALFTQGTRPFVRAGRYYVEGVLCQNEQAVALDAQPDLPGFTLPVANGRYLAFLDVWQRHVTALEDPELREVALGGPDSATRTRTVWQVRLLRLTGTNASGPIEGVPCHTFGTREWLPDELTSTGTLAARGEPEQASDNPCIVAAEAGYRRLENQLYRVEVHRGNTGGGTATFKWSRDNGILFTQVESVDVLNRRMVVTEPGKDSYRRFQPNQWLELTTEERVLRGEPGELIRVEAMTGNRITIDAATWPATLPSGALTVRGWDHVGPAGALDIVPGPANDPSLGWTSLESGVQVRFTSGRYRTGDHWLIPARTVTRNVLWPQEGGLPVSEPAHGIRHHYCALAVLERNSDGWHVHDCRHLFPPLTGHKTLVYAGGDGQEVLPARPPAPPSRLARPLRAGVFNGRIPVVGARVQFSVVLSEGQGTVADVHLPDDPETTMVVYTDASGIAEVFWTPAIDGWQTVNDPRHSQVVEARLLDHGNEAVHAPLRYFASLSVASKVAYDPDDAQEILNDTHTVQQALDTLSRQLVLTYEGGDGQEVLPGERLPHPLRVGVARHQRRAANQSVRFRVLSGGSGQFSGVRLAGSNNPWTESIVVTTGNDGIALVEWLPNPNDATQQVEARLLVSEGGPLVEVHLPLVFTARLSLASRVAYQSGGCQTLLNADTVQEALDTLCGQRTFLYLGGDGQEGAPLQELPTPLMVAVVQGENPVANALVHFRTLQAEDGSRLRPAEGPGTPSASLLVRTNAQGIAGALWTLSNLGTQRVSAQLVEDAQTPTRLPPILFNARSTVSVSAEPAVKVARVEMASNSELVIENDGVVEFDPFVVLSQGIRIICTEELAPHMAPTGAPLPLPRPVVSLSVEVNYPLTTHDSTWWRDQMGRLPGIVGHQTYELRGEARIFGTDIVWIPALESYRWLGQLRVYDTEDRANPRLLVKLRIRGGYIHSRDGSRVLDGEVISRSLAKRFAAGLPNRGDGRQGGDFELWFWIRSFTFSPPGIAPGTLGPRTLTASSTVASTLEQPWGLARDAKRQELLVADTGANAVARLSLESHTAVGTLEEGLEQPTALAMDARRDELYIANAGGDSVAVFRRDDQGGLQPARVLAGKKTGLSGPLGLALDAEHQRLFVAGSGKGQATGLTAGPRTGRGAYLALFDAQAQGDTAPRARWTGEQLKLNRAAGLAWDAVHQELYVADYGADAVAVYALASLLEAKAATVKPVRILQGKATGLSQPTGVSLDASGEELWVANARTNSVTVYARDAAGNTAPLRTVEAPSESGKGLRAVLP from the coding sequence ATGAAGGGCGATTTCAGCCGGAACACCTTCCGGCCCGCGAAGCACTACTCCACCGTGCGGATGCAGCAGGGCCGCGTCCAGCTGGACGCCGACTGGAACGAGCACGTCGACCTCCAGCAGTACCTGGACCAGACGACGCGCCGGGACGTCATCGGCCACAGCGGGACCCCCCAGGAGCCCGGCACGCCCGCCGACCAGACGGGATTCGCCCTCTTCACGCAGGGCACCCGCCCCTTCGTGCGCGCCGGGCGCTACTACGTGGAAGGCGTCCTCTGCCAGAACGAGCAGGCGGTGGCGCTGGATGCGCAGCCAGACCTCCCCGGCTTCACGCTGCCGGTGGCGAACGGGCGCTACCTGGCGTTCCTCGACGTGTGGCAACGACACGTCACCGCGCTCGAGGACCCGGAGCTGCGCGAGGTGGCGTTGGGCGGCCCGGACTCCGCCACGCGCACCCGCACGGTGTGGCAGGTGCGCCTGCTCCGGCTCACGGGCACGAACGCCTCGGGCCCCATCGAGGGCGTGCCGTGCCACACCTTCGGCACCCGGGAGTGGCTGCCCGACGAGCTGACCAGCACCGGCACGCTCGCGGCGCGCGGCGAGCCCGAGCAGGCCAGCGACAACCCCTGCATCGTCGCGGCCGAGGCGGGCTACCGCCGCCTGGAGAACCAGCTCTACCGGGTGGAGGTCCACCGCGGCAACACGGGCGGCGGCACGGCCACCTTCAAGTGGTCGCGCGACAACGGCATCCTCTTCACCCAGGTGGAGTCGGTGGATGTCCTCAACCGGCGCATGGTGGTGACGGAGCCGGGCAAGGACAGCTACCGGCGCTTCCAGCCCAACCAGTGGCTGGAGCTGACCACCGAGGAGCGCGTGCTGCGCGGCGAGCCCGGAGAGCTCATCCGCGTGGAGGCGATGACGGGCAACCGCATCACCATCGACGCGGCGACGTGGCCAGCCACGCTGCCCTCCGGCGCGCTCACCGTGCGCGGCTGGGACCACGTGGGCCCCGCGGGCGCGCTGGACATCGTCCCCGGCCCGGCGAATGACCCGTCGTTGGGGTGGACCTCGTTGGAGAGCGGCGTGCAGGTGCGCTTCACCTCGGGCCGCTACCGCACGGGCGACCACTGGCTCATCCCCGCACGCACCGTGACGCGCAACGTGCTGTGGCCCCAGGAAGGAGGACTGCCGGTCTCCGAGCCCGCCCACGGCATCCGTCACCACTACTGCGCGCTGGCCGTGCTGGAGCGCAACTCCGACGGCTGGCACGTGCACGACTGCCGCCACCTGTTTCCCCCGCTCACCGGGCACAAGACGCTGGTGTACGCGGGCGGCGACGGCCAGGAGGTGTTGCCCGCCCGTCCGCCCGCGCCGCCCAGCCGGCTCGCGAGGCCCCTGCGCGCGGGCGTGTTCAACGGGCGGATTCCCGTGGTGGGCGCGCGCGTCCAGTTCAGCGTGGTGCTGTCCGAGGGCCAGGGCACGGTGGCGGACGTGCATCTGCCGGACGACCCGGAGACCACGATGGTCGTCTACACCGACGCCAGCGGCATCGCGGAGGTCTTCTGGACGCCGGCCATCGACGGCTGGCAGACGGTGAATGACCCGCGGCACAGCCAGGTGGTGGAGGCCCGGCTGCTGGACCACGGGAACGAGGCGGTCCACGCGCCGCTGCGCTACTTCGCGAGCCTCAGCGTCGCGTCCAAGGTGGCGTACGACCCGGACGACGCGCAGGAGATCCTCAACGACACGCACACCGTCCAGCAGGCGCTGGACACGCTGAGCCGGCAGCTGGTGCTCACGTATGAGGGCGGTGACGGCCAGGAGGTGCTCCCCGGGGAGCGGCTCCCGCACCCGTTGCGCGTGGGCGTGGCCCGTCATCAGCGCCGCGCGGCGAACCAGTCGGTCCGCTTCCGCGTGCTGAGCGGCGGCAGCGGGCAGTTCAGCGGCGTGCGGCTGGCCGGCTCGAACAACCCGTGGACGGAGAGCATCGTCGTCACCACGGGCAACGACGGCATCGCCCTGGTGGAGTGGCTGCCCAACCCCAACGACGCCACCCAGCAGGTGGAGGCGCGGCTCCTGGTGTCCGAGGGCGGGCCGCTCGTCGAGGTCCACCTGCCCCTGGTGTTCACCGCGCGCCTGAGCCTGGCGAGCCGGGTGGCCTACCAGTCCGGCGGGTGCCAGACGCTGCTGAACGCGGACACGGTGCAGGAGGCGCTGGACACGCTGTGCGGCCAACGCACGTTCCTGTACCTGGGCGGAGACGGCCAGGAGGGCGCGCCCCTCCAGGAACTGCCCACGCCGCTGATGGTCGCGGTGGTGCAGGGGGAGAACCCGGTCGCCAACGCGCTCGTGCACTTCCGCACCCTCCAGGCCGAGGACGGCTCCAGGCTCCGCCCCGCGGAGGGCCCGGGCACGCCCAGCGCGTCGCTGCTGGTGCGCACCAACGCGCAAGGCATCGCCGGTGCGCTGTGGACGCTCTCGAACCTGGGGACGCAGCGGGTGTCGGCCCAGCTGGTGGAGGACGCGCAGACGCCCACGCGGCTGCCGCCCATCCTGTTCAACGCGCGCTCCACCGTCTCCGTCTCGGCCGAGCCCGCGGTCAAGGTCGCGCGCGTGGAGATGGCCAGCAACTCCGAGCTCGTCATCGAGAACGACGGCGTCGTGGAGTTCGACCCCTTCGTCGTGCTGAGCCAGGGCATCCGCATCATCTGCACCGAGGAGCTGGCGCCGCACATGGCCCCCACGGGCGCGCCGCTGCCACTCCCCCGCCCCGTCGTGTCGTTGTCGGTGGAGGTCAACTACCCGCTGACCACCCACGACTCCACCTGGTGGCGGGACCAGATGGGCCGGCTGCCGGGCATCGTCGGACATCAGACCTACGAGCTGCGCGGCGAGGCGCGCATCTTCGGCACGGACATCGTCTGGATTCCCGCGCTGGAGTCCTACCGGTGGCTGGGCCAGCTGCGCGTCTATGACACCGAGGACCGCGCCAATCCCCGCCTGCTCGTGAAGCTGCGCATCCGCGGCGGCTACATCCACTCGCGCGACGGCAGTCGCGTCCTGGACGGCGAGGTGATTTCCCGCTCGCTGGCGAAGCGCTTCGCCGCCGGACTCCCCAACCGGGGCGACGGCCGACAGGGTGGTGACTTCGAGCTGTGGTTCTGGATTCGCAGCTTCACCTTCTCACCGCCGGGAATCGCTCCGGGGACGCTGGGCCCGCGCACGCTCACCGCGTCCAGCACCGTGGCCTCCACGCTGGAGCAGCCCTGGGGGCTGGCGCGGGACGCGAAGCGGCAGGAGCTGCTCGTGGCCGACACCGGCGCCAACGCCGTGGCGCGCCTGAGCCTGGAGAGCCACACGGCGGTGGGGACGCTCGAGGAGGGACTGGAGCAGCCCACGGCCCTGGCCATGGACGCGCGGCGCGACGAGCTCTACATCGCCAACGCGGGCGGCGACTCGGTGGCCGTCTTCCGACGTGACGACCAGGGAGGCCTCCAGCCCGCGCGCGTGCTCGCCGGGAAGAAGACGGGGCTGAGCGGGCCCTTGGGCCTGGCGCTCGACGCGGAGCACCAGCGCCTCTTCGTTGCGGGCTCGGGCAAGGGCCAGGCGACGGGGCTGACGGCCGGGCCCAGGACGGGACGCGGCGCGTACCTCGCCCTCTTCGACGCGCAGGCCCAGGGCGACACGGCGCCACGCGCGCGGTGGACGGGCGAGCAGCTCAAGCTCAACCGGGCCGCGGGGCTCGCGTGGGACGCGGTCCACCAGGAGCTCTACGTCGCGGACTACGGCGCGGACGCCGTCGCCGTGTACGCGCTGGCGTCGCTCCTGGAGGCCAAGGCGGCCACCGTGAAGCCGGTGCGCATCCTCCAGGGCAAGGCGACGGGGCTGTCGCAGCCCACGGGCGTCTCGCTGGATGCCTCGGGCGAGGAGCTGTGGGTGGCCAACGCGCGCACGAACAGCGTCACCGTGTACGCGCGGGACGCGGCGGGGAACACGGCGCCGCTGCGCACCGTGGAGGCGCCCTCCGAGTCGGGCAAGGGCCTGCGGGCCGTGCTGCCCTGA
- a CDS encoding prolyl hydroxylase family protein yields MTRMSLLLPDPDRALNEANPLVITLDDLLNEQECQELVERIEALGPSAAPVTTSQGMVMRPDIRNNSRVMFDDPELADLLHQRILTHVPRRLERTWELCGANERLRCYRYEAGEYFAPHYDGAFVRDRNERSLLTYLVYLNDGAEGGATNFLDLGRSVAPRRGMALVFNHHLYHEGATVTGGLKYVLRTDLMYRRALP; encoded by the coding sequence ATGACGCGCATGTCCTTGCTGCTGCCGGACCCGGACCGCGCGCTGAACGAAGCCAACCCGCTGGTCATCACGCTCGATGACCTGCTCAACGAGCAGGAGTGTCAGGAGCTGGTGGAGCGAATCGAGGCGCTGGGGCCCTCGGCCGCGCCCGTCACCACGTCGCAGGGCATGGTGATGCGCCCCGACATCCGCAACAACTCCCGGGTGATGTTCGATGACCCGGAGCTGGCGGACCTGCTGCACCAGCGCATCCTCACCCACGTGCCCCGCAGGCTGGAGCGCACCTGGGAGCTGTGCGGCGCCAACGAGCGGCTGCGCTGCTACCGCTACGAGGCGGGGGAGTACTTCGCGCCGCACTACGACGGCGCCTTCGTTCGGGACAGGAACGAGCGCAGCCTGCTCACGTACCTGGTGTACCTGAACGACGGGGCCGAGGGCGGCGCGACGAACTTCCTCGACCTGGGGCGCTCGGTGGCGCCCCGCAGGGGGATGGCGCTCGTCTTCAACCACCACCTGTACCACGAGGGCGCGACGGTGACGGGCGGCCTCAAGTACGTGCTGCGCACGGACCTGATGTACCGCCGCGCGCTGCCCTGA
- a CDS encoding mucoidy inhibitor MuiA family protein → MTLFPLSLLVLAAAPQVSSVVVYPDRAHVTRTQDVACRGATTAVFEHVPEAASRESFRARAPGADLEGLTAERQTLEQQLSAERREWKTRWEALGQEELALSAASERVKELERLSEGYTSVAVDHVTRELTGRKPDTRAWASAFDAALSVRMRAVKESWELAEKRRGLKQRRDEVAARLSQLNAEASRAEYRVEVRLSCPEGKKTQVSLTYLVGGSSWEPSYEARADEASGTVELTALATVRQQTGEDWSGAKLLLSTALPRKNATPPEMAPLLVRALKQPKERQVLTARQEERQHVEGGVEGATSSGEGPRAVSQGVSVQWEAEEAARVPGDGVAVRVVLGRHRLPAEFSWRTAPKLHPVVFRVARLANTTSFPLLPGDVSLFRGTGFLGRQRLERVASGLPFELSFGIEEALRVTRTTVEELKRPQGLFGGKQRFRYAYRFQLTNLRKGEEKVVLSEHIPVSELDDVKVEVAPESTAGLSLTKDEGIATWQVALAPAETRTLELVFHVDAPSSYVSGGL, encoded by the coding sequence ATGACCTTGTTCCCCTTGTCCCTGTTGGTGCTCGCCGCCGCGCCCCAGGTGTCCTCCGTCGTCGTCTATCCCGACCGGGCCCACGTCACGCGCACCCAGGACGTGGCGTGCCGTGGCGCCACCACCGCTGTCTTCGAGCATGTGCCGGAGGCCGCCTCGCGCGAGAGCTTCCGCGCGCGGGCCCCTGGCGCGGACCTGGAGGGCCTCACCGCCGAGCGCCAGACGCTCGAGCAGCAGCTCTCCGCGGAGCGCCGCGAGTGGAAGACGCGGTGGGAGGCGCTGGGGCAGGAGGAGCTCGCGCTGAGCGCGGCCTCCGAGCGGGTGAAGGAGCTGGAGCGTCTGTCGGAGGGCTACACGAGCGTGGCCGTGGACCACGTCACGCGAGAGCTCACGGGGCGCAAGCCGGACACGCGCGCGTGGGCCTCGGCGTTCGACGCGGCGTTGTCGGTGCGGATGCGCGCGGTGAAGGAGTCGTGGGAGCTGGCGGAGAAGCGCCGTGGGCTGAAGCAGCGCCGCGACGAGGTCGCCGCACGGCTCTCCCAGCTGAACGCGGAGGCCTCACGCGCCGAGTACCGCGTGGAGGTGCGCTTGTCGTGTCCCGAGGGGAAGAAGACCCAGGTGTCGCTGACCTATCTGGTGGGCGGCAGCTCCTGGGAGCCGAGCTACGAGGCGCGCGCGGACGAGGCCTCGGGGACGGTGGAGTTGACGGCGCTGGCCACGGTGCGGCAGCAGACGGGCGAGGACTGGTCGGGCGCGAAGCTCCTGCTGTCCACGGCGCTGCCGCGCAAGAACGCGACGCCGCCGGAGATGGCGCCGCTGCTCGTCCGGGCGCTGAAGCAGCCCAAGGAGCGACAGGTGCTGACGGCGCGTCAGGAGGAGCGCCAGCACGTGGAGGGCGGCGTCGAGGGGGCGACGTCCTCCGGTGAGGGCCCGCGCGCGGTGTCACAAGGCGTGTCCGTGCAATGGGAGGCGGAGGAGGCGGCGCGGGTGCCCGGGGATGGCGTGGCGGTGCGCGTGGTGCTGGGGCGTCACCGCCTGCCCGCGGAGTTCTCGTGGCGCACGGCGCCCAAGCTGCACCCGGTGGTCTTCCGCGTGGCGCGGCTGGCCAACACCACGTCCTTCCCGCTCCTGCCGGGGGACGTCAGCCTCTTCCGGGGCACGGGCTTTCTGGGACGTCAGCGACTGGAGCGCGTGGCGAGCGGGCTGCCCTTCGAGCTCTCCTTCGGCATCGAGGAGGCCCTGCGCGTGACGCGCACGACGGTGGAGGAGTTGAAGCGTCCCCAGGGGCTCTTCGGGGGCAAGCAGCGCTTCCGCTACGCCTACCGCTTCCAGCTCACCAACCTGCGCAAGGGCGAGGAGAAGGTGGTGCTGTCCGAGCACATCCCCGTCTCCGAGCTGGATGACGTGAAGGTGGAGGTGGCGCCGGAGTCGACGGCGGGCCTCTCACTGACGAAGGACGAAGGCATCGCCACCTGGCAGGTGGCGCTCGCGCCCGCGGAGACGAGGACCTTGGAGCTCGTCTTCCACGTGGACGCGCCCTCCAGCTACGTCAGCGGAGGGTTGTAG
- a CDS encoding head GIN domain-containing protein, which produces MWMRAAAVLLTVGGVTGCDVYERGNGDTVTEARGVEGFESVAYEGNLDVRVREGATPAVEVTLDSNLQDNVRAFVQSDGTLRIETDGNLDPQGPAHVDVTLPRLTGASLSGSGQVRVDGFLGQQAEHVRLRAEGSGRLSYCGAARVLEAHLEGSGELKVCMPESMVAQAVALHLSGSGEVSWSGAADAVRVTSDGSGTTRLAGRAERLDTRLSGSGDLEARPLEAVHLDVRVEGSGDVAASVAGGSVKVSIEGSGDVELWGSAALRDIDVDGGGRVIWH; this is translated from the coding sequence ATGTGGATGCGCGCGGCGGCGGTGCTGCTCACGGTGGGCGGGGTGACGGGGTGTGACGTCTACGAGCGCGGCAACGGCGACACCGTGACGGAGGCCCGGGGCGTGGAGGGCTTCGAGTCCGTGGCGTACGAGGGCAACCTGGACGTGCGCGTGCGAGAGGGCGCCACCCCCGCCGTGGAGGTGACGCTGGACTCCAACCTCCAGGACAACGTGCGCGCCTTCGTCCAGTCCGACGGGACGCTGCGCATCGAGACGGACGGCAACCTGGACCCCCAAGGCCCCGCGCACGTGGACGTCACCCTGCCGCGCCTCACCGGCGCCTCGCTCTCCGGCTCGGGCCAGGTGCGGGTGGACGGCTTCCTCGGCCAGCAGGCCGAGCACGTGCGCCTCCGCGCCGAGGGCTCCGGGAGGCTCAGCTACTGCGGCGCGGCCCGCGTGCTGGAGGCCCACCTGGAGGGCTCCGGGGAGCTGAAGGTGTGCATGCCGGAGTCGATGGTCGCCCAGGCGGTGGCGCTGCACCTGTCCGGCTCCGGCGAGGTGTCCTGGTCGGGCGCCGCCGACGCCGTGCGGGTGACGAGCGACGGCTCCGGGACGACGCGGCTCGCGGGCCGGGCCGAGCGGCTGGACACCCGCCTGTCGGGCAGCGGCGACCTGGAGGCCCGGCCCCTCGAGGCCGTCCACCTGGACGTGCGGGTGGAGGGCTCCGGGGACGTGGCAGCGAGCGTCGCGGGGGGCAGCGTGAAGGTCTCCATCGAGGGCTCGGGGGACGTGGAGCTCTGGGGGAGCGCCGCCCTGCGGGACATCGACGTGGACGGCGGCGGCCGGGTCATCTGGCACTGA